From a single Cryptococcus deuterogattii R265 chromosome 5, complete sequence genomic region:
- a CDS encoding anthranilate synthase component I produces the protein MDTSVSKPAPSLEELTNLFATASSSTTTLTSRSATLFPTPNAEPSKPIEPAKPNLIPVYVEIPADLLTPVSAYLKIAKDEKYSYLLESVVGGESLARYSFVGSNPFKTIRTGAGEEVEGDPLKALEKELEPYRFAKIPGISAFTGGAVGFITYDAINHFEPVTTPATPLHNPIPGMPEACFMLFSTNIIFDHIYQTVKIVSHVYLPDGTPTSEIPSLYDEASARIDSVRRKLMNPETPMPPQGHITLGNQSESNVGKVGYEGFVTKLKEHIVKGDIIQAVPSQRLTRETALHPFNVYRHLRRVNPSPYMFYLDCGDIRLVGASPETLCKVEGRKVYNHAIAGTVKRGKTEEEDTVLGAGLLASDKDRAEHIMLVDLARNDVNRVCKPETVNVDNLMQVEKFSHVIHLTSQISGILRDDQSRFDAFRSIFPAGTVSGAPKIKAIQLISGLEKERRGVYAGAVGRFDFDRDNLDTCIAIRTMTFKDGKVFLQAGGGIVFDSVEEDEFVETINKLGANVKCIEEAEKYYARLQGQNV, from the exons ATGGACACCTCA GTTTCGAAACCTGCGCCTTCTCTTGAGGAGCTTACAAACCTCTTCGCCACGGCCTCCTCATCTACCACCACACTCACTTCTCGGTCGGCTACCTTATTTCCCACCCCCAATGCCGAACCCTCAAAACCTATCGAGCCCGCTAAGCCTAATCTCATTCCTGTCTATGTTGAAATCCCTGCCGATTTGCTCACCCCCGTTTCGGCCTATTTGAAGATTgcgaaggatgaaaagtaCAGCTACTTGTTGGAGAGTGTTGTTGGTGGAGAAAGCTTGGCCAGATATAGTTTTGTCGGCTCTA ACCCTTTTAAAACCATCAGGACAGgcgcaggagaagaagtcgagGGCGACCCGCTGAAAgctttggagaaggagcttgAGCCCTATAGATTCGCCAAGATCCCTGGAATCTCTGCTTTCACTGGAGGCGCCGTTGGTTTCATTACTTACGACGCTATCAACCACTTTGAACCCGTCACCACCCCGGCCACTCCTCTTCATAACCCTATTCCTGGCATGCCTGAGGCTTGCTTCATGCTTTTCTCTAccaacatcatctttgaCCACATCTACCAAACAGTCAAAATTGTGTCGCATGTCTACCTCCCCGATGGTACACCCACTTCCGAAATCCCTTCTCTTTACGATGAAGCCTCAGCCAGAATTGACAGTGTCCGACGTAAGCTTATGAACCCCGAAACCCCCATGCCTCCCCAAGGACACATCACTCTTGGTAACCAATCCGAGAGCAATGTTGGAAAGGTCGGATACGAAGGGTTTGTgaccaagctcaaggagcACATTGTCAAGGGCGACATCATCCAGGCTGTGCCTTCTCAAAGATTGACTAGGGAAACTGCTTTGCATCCGTTCAATGTGTACAGGCATTTGAGGAGAGTGAACCCCAGTCCTTACATGTTCTACTTGGACTGCGGGGATATCCGACTAGTGGGTGCCAGTCCAGAGACGTTGTGTAAGgttgagggaagaaaggtgTACAACCACGCTATTGCGGGCACTGTTAAACGAGGAAAGACCGAGGAGG AGGACACCGTTCTTGGTGCCGGTCTTCTTGCCTCTGACAAGGACCGAGCGGAGCACATCATGCTTGTCGACCTTGCCAGAAACGATGTCAACAGGGTATGCAAGCCCGAGACTGTCAATGTCGACAACCTCATGCAAGTCGAAAAGTTCAGTCACGTTATACACTTGACAAGTCAGATCAGTGGTATATTGAGGGACGATCAATCTAG ATTCGACGCTTTCCGATCCATCTTCCCTGCCGGTACTGTGTCTGGCGCTCCCAAGATCAAGGCCATCCAACTTATTTCTGGtcttgagaaggagcgaCGCGGCGTCTATGCCGGTGCGGTTGGCCGATTCGACTTTGACAGGGACAACCTCGATACTTGTATCGCCATCCGAACAATGACATTtaaggatggaaaggtaTTCCTGCAGGCAGGTGGAGGTATTGTCTTTGATAgtgtggaggaggatgagtttgTGGAGACCATTAACAAATTGGGAGCGAACGTCAAGTgtattgaagaagctgaga AGTATTACGCGAGGTTGCAAGGGCAGAACGTATAA
- a CDS encoding COP9 signalosome complex subunit 6: MPGSSSSPHVMQSGATSGLNINLHPLAILNISDVYTRAQCTSTGSEVSKLMGALLGTESNREVSIVNSFELIYHPSATSNEDVEMNDSGSARSKYVLDTDFLEARKEQYKQVFPTLDVIGWYSIGKEPSSDDVSLHAQFASSIETPIFLLFDPSPASDSQALPLKIYESATVTDTTGETSEEGKFVELEYGIETGEAERIAVDGVAKGGTGEEDTAVAHLTTQRNAIKMMYDRIEILLKYITGVVNKSAKPDYSILRQISSLVATLPTMDASEFREELITEYSDVQISSYLTTLTKQLYALSEYAEKHSLVYGQKEDEFMGGPGMGMRGGRQMNFDIGGGRRRK, from the exons ATGCCCGGCTCCTCATCCAGCCCTCATGTAATGCAATCCGGTGCAACATCCGGTTTGAACATCAACTT ACATCCTCTAGCTATCCTCAACATTTCAGACGTCTACACCCGGGCTCAATGCACCTCCACAGGATCTGAAGTGTCTAAAC TGATGGGCGCCCTTCTCGGCACTGAGAGTAACCGCGAGGTTTCTATCGTCAACTCTTTCGAGCTTATCTACCATCCCTCGGCGACGAGCAACGAGGATGTAGAGATGAATGATAGCGGATCGGCGCGCAGCAAATACGTGCTTGACACTGACTTCCTTGAGGCGCGAAAGGAGCAAT ACAAGCAGGTGTTTCCGACGCTTGATGTTATCGGGTGGTATTCCATCGGCAAAGAGCCTTCATCAGATGACGTTTCCCTCCATGCTCAATTCGCTTCATCCATTGAAACacccatctttctcttatTTGACCCCAGTCCTGCTTCGGACTCTCAGGCTCTTCCTTTGAAGATATATGAATCCGCAACTGTCACAGACACCACAGGGGAAACGTccgaggaaggaaagttTGTAGAGCTGGAATATGGCATTGAAACCGGTGAAGCGGAAAGAATTGCTGTGGACGGAGTTGCCAAGGGCGGAacaggagaggaggatacTG CGGTTGCCCACCTCACAACCCAGAGGAACGCTATCAAGATGATGTATGATAGGATAGAAATCTTGTTGAAATACATCACTGGTGTAGTCAACA AATCGGCTAAGCCTGATTACTCCATTCTCCGCCAAATCTCATCTCTTGTCGCAACCCTTCCTACTATGGATGCTAGCGAATTCCGTGAAGAGCTCATAACT GAATATAGCGATGTCCAGATTAGTTCATACTTGACAACCCTGACCAAGCAGCTTTACGCCCTTAGCGAG TACGCTGAAAAACATTCCCTTGTTTATggccagaaggaggatgagttCATGGGAGGCCCTGGTATGGGAATGAGGGGTGGTCGACAGATGAATTTCGACAttgggggaggaagaaggcggaaATAG
- a CDS encoding NADH dehydrogenase (ubiquinone) Fe-S protein 3: MASRTPLLALRAARAVRAPVRSLAVSARQLQEPSVAPFKEPVGVNPAKAVAGVQTPLHEYGQYILTSLPRYVQQFSVYKDELTLYIPPQAVIPVFTFLRDHTQCQYRQVVDITAVDFPTKPNRFEVVYHLLSHAHQSRIRVKTYADEVTAVPSIVGLFNGANWYEREVWDMYGIFFEGHPDLRRILTDYGFEGFPLRKDFPLTGYTEVRYDDEKKRVVYEPLQLTQAFRNFNDAASPWEQVGGGDPAVKPEEYKIPPPPEPKQEKK; encoded by the exons ATGGCCAGCAGAAcccccctcctcgccctccgCGCCGCCCGCGCTGTCCGTGCGCCCGTCCGATCACTCGCCGTCTCCGCGCGCCAGCTGCAGGAACCATCTGTTGCGCCCTTCAAGGAGCCGGTCGGCGTGAACCCCGCAAAGGCAGTGGCCGGGGTCCAGACCCCGCTGCACGAGTACGGGCAGTACATCCTCACCTCCCTCCCGAGATACGTGCAGCAGTTCTCCGTCTACAAGGACGAGCTCACCCTCTACATCCCCCCCCAGGCGGTCATCCCCgtcttcaccttcctcagGGACCACACCCAGTGCCAGTACCGCCAGGTCGTCGACATCACCGCAGTCGACTTCCCCACAAAGCCCAACAGGTTCGAG GTCGTCTaccaccttctctcccacGCCCACCAGTCGCGCATCCGCGTCAAGACCTACGCGGACGAGGTCACCGCTGTCCCCTCCATCGTCGGTTTGTTCAACGGCGCCAACTGGTACGAACGTGAGGTATGGGATATGTATGGTATCTTCTTCGAGGGCCACCCCGATCT GCGACGTATCTTGACCGACTATGGATTCGAGGGCTTCCCTCTGCGGAAAGACTTTCCCCTTACC GGCTACACAGAGGTCCGATACGATGACGAAAAGAAGCGAGTCGTCTATGAACCCCTTCAACTCACCCAGGCGTTTAGAAACTTTAACGATGCCGCTTCTCCTTGGGAGCAAgtcggtggtggtgatcCCGCGGTCAAACCTGAAGAGTACAAAATCCCCCCGCCCCCAGAGCCCAAGCAGGAGAAAAAGTAA